A stretch of the Paenibacillus dendritiformis genome encodes the following:
- a CDS encoding helix-turn-helix transcriptional regulator, which produces MSLRTIQRDLRDLEELGVPLYAEYGPKGGYRLLKEKLLPPLTFRENEAVAMFFAYQSLHNYASIPFGEEAVSALSKLYRILPPNAKRTIDRLKDCIQFWVPQREQEAPLLQLLLEAAVGRQALTIRYDSARGENERDIVPLGLYAHNGYWYCPAYCFRRQSYRLFRADYVRALKPREPLEPEMRRQMKKLITLEQWFLPPVRQHHVALRVELTRLGVRKCEADPWLDKAITRHEDGTGTIETRTWRGRTRILCGADIQLGEGRLREGASRVGELNHRQA; this is translated from the coding sequence GTGTCGCTGCGCACCATCCAACGGGATCTGCGCGACCTGGAGGAGCTGGGGGTGCCGCTGTATGCCGAATACGGGCCTAAGGGCGGTTACCGGCTCCTGAAGGAGAAGCTGCTGCCTCCGCTGACGTTCAGGGAAAATGAGGCGGTGGCGATGTTCTTCGCCTATCAGTCGCTGCATAACTACGCGTCGATACCGTTCGGGGAGGAAGCCGTCTCGGCGCTGTCCAAGCTCTACCGTATTCTGCCCCCGAACGCGAAGCGGACCATCGACCGTCTGAAGGATTGCATTCAGTTCTGGGTGCCGCAGAGAGAGCAGGAGGCTCCGTTATTGCAGCTATTATTGGAAGCGGCTGTCGGGCGCCAAGCGCTTACGATCCGCTACGATTCGGCGCGGGGAGAGAATGAACGGGACATTGTGCCGCTCGGCTTATATGCGCATAACGGCTATTGGTATTGCCCGGCTTATTGCTTCCGCAGGCAATCCTACCGATTGTTCCGCGCGGACTATGTCAGAGCGCTGAAGCCTCGGGAGCCATTGGAGCCAGAGATGCGGAGGCAGATGAAGAAGTTGATCACGCTCGAGCAATGGTTCCTGCCGCCTGTGCGCCAGCATCATGTGGCGCTGCGGGTGGAATTGACCCGCTTGGGAGTGAGGAAATGCGAGGCCGATCCTTGGCTCGATAAAGCCATCACGCGGCACGAGGACGGGACGGGCACGATCGAGACCCGCACTTGGCGAGGGCGAACTCGAATACTATGCGGAGCGGATATTCAGTTGGGGGAGGGACGCCTTCGTGAAGGAGCCTCCCGAGTTGGCGAACTTAATCATAGACAAGCTTGA
- a CDS encoding sugar ABC transporter substrate-binding protein, with the protein MKFKVMTRFVAAVMAVSLVLAGCSTGGDSAQSKPNVDKSNIENLPQPIASKDVKIMVIRKIGGDDHTAQFLAGAKQEGESMGFTVDTYSANGDTAKFHDAIAQALEKNYDGVIISHGDDAATVDDVKKLTEKGIPVVTFDSNPDLANIEGVTLTSQDDKQLAQLALDSMNKQLNGSGNIVYLWVDGFPPMVSRNGVYQDFLKANAGIKEIERFGVAASDTSVQTQNAVSAMLTKHGPGQIDAIFATWDAFAIGAARAVKEAGRDEIKIYGIDVSNADLQLMQEENSPWVATAAVDPKVIGAVNMRLVAKKIAGEDTPPTFDLKPTMITQEQLNSSGEKVNMESLSKIIPDWGVSTDFEEDWMQALKKAYSSK; encoded by the coding sequence ATGAAGTTCAAAGTGATGACCCGATTTGTCGCTGCCGTAATGGCTGTATCGCTTGTGTTGGCAGGCTGTTCCACCGGGGGAGATTCCGCCCAAAGCAAGCCGAATGTGGACAAGAGCAACATCGAAAATCTTCCTCAGCCTATTGCCAGCAAAGACGTGAAGATCATGGTTATCCGCAAAATCGGAGGCGACGATCATACGGCGCAATTTCTGGCAGGCGCCAAGCAAGAGGGCGAATCGATGGGATTTACGGTGGACACCTACTCCGCGAACGGCGATACGGCCAAATTCCATGACGCGATAGCCCAGGCTCTCGAAAAGAACTATGACGGCGTCATTATCTCGCACGGAGATGACGCGGCTACGGTGGATGATGTCAAGAAGCTGACGGAGAAGGGGATTCCGGTCGTCACATTCGACTCCAATCCGGACTTGGCCAATATTGAAGGCGTGACGTTAACATCGCAGGACGACAAGCAGCTGGCCCAATTGGCGTTGGACAGCATGAATAAGCAGTTAAATGGAAGCGGTAACATTGTTTATTTGTGGGTAGACGGATTCCCGCCGATGGTAAGCCGGAACGGCGTATACCAAGACTTTTTGAAGGCGAATGCGGGCATTAAGGAGATCGAGCGCTTCGGCGTCGCGGCATCCGATACATCGGTGCAGACGCAGAACGCCGTATCGGCGATGCTGACCAAGCACGGCCCAGGCCAGATTGACGCCATCTTCGCGACATGGGATGCGTTCGCCATCGGCGCGGCGCGGGCCGTCAAGGAAGCCGGCCGGGACGAGATCAAAATTTACGGCATCGACGTGTCGAACGCCGATTTGCAGCTGATGCAGGAAGAGAATAGCCCATGGGTTGCCACGGCCGCCGTCGATCCGAAGGTGATCGGCGCCGTCAATATGCGACTGGTCGCGAAGAAGATCGCGGGCGAAGACACGCCGCCAACCTTCGACCTCAAGCCGACAATGATTACGCAAGAGCAATTGAATTCCTCCGGGGAAAAAGTGAATATGGAGAGTCTCAGCAAGATCATCCCGGATTGGGGCGTAAGCACGGACTTCGAGGAGGACTGGATGCAAGCCCTTAAGAAAGCGTATTCATCCAAATAA